From a single Apium graveolens cultivar Ventura chromosome 2, ASM990537v1, whole genome shotgun sequence genomic region:
- the LOC141706332 gene encoding uncharacterized protein LOC141706332, which translates to MPISFMNLGRSSPFSAIFRQLEQQLETVVKVLKPGPLGITEHKFSAEEIEKANATVKRAVENWQRNAVMERKSPFLKDYIN; encoded by the exons ATGCCCATTTCTTTCATGAATCTGGGTCGTTCTTCGCCTTTTTCTGCCATTTTCAG GCAGCTAGAGCAGCAACTGGAGACTGTAGTTAAGGTACTGAAACCAGGCCCTTTGGGAATTACAGAACACAAATTTTCTGCTGAGGAGATAGAAAAGGCAAATGCGACAGTCAAGAGGGCAGTGGAGAATTGGCAAAGAAATGCTGTCATGGAACGGAAAAGTCCTTTCTTGAAAGATTATATTAACTGA